A portion of the Juglans microcarpa x Juglans regia isolate MS1-56 chromosome 1D, Jm3101_v1.0, whole genome shotgun sequence genome contains these proteins:
- the LOC121238129 gene encoding E3 ubiquitin-protein ligase UPL6 isoform X2 yields MFFSGDPSTRKRVDLGGRSSKERDRQKLLEQTRLERNRRLWLRQQNSAALKIQKCFRGRKAVKAEHFKAREHFYETYGKHCQNVNRHCFGPDSEFLRQLLFFFNAQNAGDFAILVETCRLLLQFVRDSGNIAGLFAGKDYSSNRTLVDYRVKQLAYACIQAVHQNRNWLEEQVLMSPEESSTSTSLLLETVVLLINPKLPWACNIVGYLLQRNTFTLFREIALTWKESTKTGNAIGTVLSLEHVLGLIIPHVGQKPCTCPNTYPQSSFSSQILTIPFLWQLFPYLKEVFASRGLSQHYIHQMAFCMQNSANILPNDVSAEYPSYACLLGNILETAGVALSQPNCSFEMAVDLAAVTTFLLETLPSMKSSSRESKESSMLVEDDTVAGDEAIEIGLNKDLERQICNAIDPRFLLQLTNLLFGGISLAGGSHDGPDDKEVAAVGAACAFLHVTFNTLPLERIMTVLAYRTELVPVLWNFMKRCHENQKWSSLSQQFAYLSGDAPGWLLPLAVFCPVYKHMLMIVDNEEFYEQEKPLSLKDIRCLIIILRQALWQLLWINPATPANSVKLAANTSTNKRHPEEFIQERVSVVASVLLSQLQDWNNRRQFTSPSDFHADGVNEFFISQALIENTRANDILKQAPFLVPFTSRVKIFTSQLTAVRQRQESHSVFTRNRFRIRRDHILEDAYNQMSALSEEDLRGVIRVTFVNEFGVEEAGIDGGGIFKDFMENITRAAFDVQYGLFKETADHLLYPNPGSGMIHEQHLQFFHFLGSLLAKAMFEGILVDIPFATFFLSKLKQKYNYLNDLPSLDPELYRHLIFLKWVPGDGEPTPLSRMLPDEFTMSDWVFRKHYEGDISDLELYFVIVNNEYGEQTEEELLPGGKNLRVSNENVITFIHLVANHRLNFQIRQQSSHFLRGFQQLIQKDWIDMFNEHELQLLISGSVDSLDVDDLRLNTNYVGGYHKEHYIVEMFWEVLKSFSLENQKKFLKFVTGCSRGPLLGFRYLEPLFCIQRAAGIASEEALDRLPTSATCMNLLKLPPYRSKEQLETKLLYAINADAGFDLS; encoded by the exons ATGTTCTTCTCGGGCGATCCATCGACTCGGAAGCGAGTCGATTTGGGGGGCCGGAGTTCGAAGGAAAGGGATAGGCAGAAGCTTCTGGAGCAGACGAGGTTGGAGCGCAACCGGCGCTTGTGGTTACGCCAGCAAAACTCGGCCGCGCTCAAAATCCAG AAATGCTTCAGAGGGAGGAAGGCAGTGAAAGCTGAACATTTTAAGGCGCGAGAGCATTTCTATGAAACCTATGGGAAGCACTGCCAAAATGTAAACAG GCATTGTTTTGGCCCAGACTCAGAGTTCCTCCGTCagttactttttttctttaatgcaCAAAATGCTGGTGATTTTGCAATCCTTGTGGAGACATGCCGATTACTTCTGCAATTTGTTCGTGATAGTG GGAACATTGCAGGCCTCTTTGCCGGCAAGGATTATTCATCCAACAGAACCTTGGTGGACTACAGAGTGAAGCAACTTGCATATGCTTGTATTCAGGCTGTGCATCAGAATAG AAATTGGTTAGAGGAGCAAGTATTGATGTCGCCTGAGGAATCTAGCACATCAACGAGTCTCTTGCTAGAAACAGTAGTTTTATTGATAAATCCAAAACTTCCATGGGCTTGTAATATAGTTGGCTATCTATTGCAAAGAAATACATTCACCCTATTTAGAGAGATTGCACTTACATGGAAG GAAAGTACTAAGACCGGTAATGCCATTGGTACAGTTTTGTCATTGGAGCATGTGCTTGGCCTTATAATTCCTCACGTTGGTCAGAAGCCATGTACTTGTCCAAATACCTACCCACAATCGAGTTTCTCATCCCAGATTCTTACAATTCCTTTCTTGTGGCAGCTTTTCCCATACTTAAAAGAG GTTTTTGCAAGTCGGGGGCTTAGCCAACATTACATACATCAGATGGCATTTTGTATGCAAAATAGTGCTAATATACTTCCTAATGATGTATCCGCTGAATATCCTAGTTATGCCTGCCTTCTTGGGAATATTTTAGAAACTGCTGGTGTTGCTTTATCACAGCCCAACTGCTCATTTGAAATG GCTGTGGACCTTGCTGCTGTTACAACGTTTTTGTTGGAGACACTTCCTTCCATGAAATCATCTAGCAGAGAGAGTAAAGAAA GTTCCATGCTGGTTGAGGATGACACAGTTGCAGGTGATGAAGCAATAGAAATAGGTTTGAATAAGGATTTGGAACGACAAATATGCAATGCTATAGATCCTCGATTTCTTCTGCAATTG ACAAATTTGTTATTTGGAGGAATTTCTCTTGCCGGTGGTTCACACGATGGACCTGATGATAAGGAGGTGGCAGCTGTCGGTGCAGCTTGTGCTTTTCTGCATGTCACTTTTAACACTTTACCTCTTGAGCGAATCATGACTGTACTAGCTTACAGAACTGAACTTGTTCCTGTGCTTTGGAATTTTATGAAGCGGTGCCATGAGAATCAGAAATGGTCATCCTTGTCACAGCAGTTTGCATATCTGTCTGGAGATGCACCTGGTTGGCTATTGCCCCTGGCTGTTTTCTGTCCTGTGTACAA GCACATGCTTATGATAGTTGATAATGAGGAGTTCTATGAGCAGGAGAAACCACTATCATTGAAGGATATTAGATGCcttataattattctaagacaG GCGCTATGGCAGCTTCTATGGATCAATCCTGCAACACCAGCTAATTCTGTGAAACTCGCCGCCAACACCTCTACTAATAAGAGGCATCCTGAAGAATTCATTCAAGAAAGGGTTAGCGTTGTAGCCTCTGTGCTCCTCTCACAG TTGCAAGACTGGAACAATAGACGGCAATTTACATCCCCCAGTGACTTCCATGCTGATGGTGTTAATGAATTTTTCATTTCCCAG GCTCTAATAGAAAATACCCGAGCAAATGATATATTGAAGCAAGCTCCTTTCTTGGTGCCATTTACAAGCAGGGTTAAAATATTCACT TCACAGTTAACGGCAGTTCGGCAAAGACAAGAGTCTCATTCTGTTTTTACTAGGAACCGATTCAGAATACGAAGGGATCATATTTTAGAAGATGCCTATAACCAGATGAGTGCATTGTCTGAAGAGGATCTTCGAGGAGTT ATTCGTGTAACGTTTGTCAATGAATTTGGGGTTGAGGAGGCTGGTATTGATGGTGGTGGAATTTTCAAAGATTTCATGGAGAATATTACTCGAGCAGCTTTTGATGTCCAGTATGGTTTATTTAAG GAAACAGCTGATCACCTGCTCTACCCTAACCCTGGATCTGGAATGATACATGAACAACATCTccaatttttccattttcttggaAGTCTTCTGGCAAAG GCTATGTTTGAAGGGATTCTTGTTGATATTCCATTTGCAACATTCTTCTTGAGCAAATTAAAGCAGAA GTACAATTATCTGAACGACTTACCTTCATTGGACCCGGAACTGTATCGCCATCTTATTTTCTTGAAG TGGGTTCCTGGTGATGGGGAGCCCACTCCTCTGAGTCGTATGTTACCGGATGAATTCACTATGTCAGATTGGGTCTTCCGCAAG CATTATGAAGGTGACATTTCAGATTTAGAACTGTACTTTGTTATTGTCAATAATGAATATGGAGAGCAGACTGAAGAAGAGCTACTTCCTGGAGGAAAGAACTTGCGTGTTTCCAATGAGAACGTTATTACATTTATACATCTTGTGGCCAATCACCGTTTGAATTTTCAG ATACGTCAACAAAGTTCTCATTTCTTGAGGGGGTTTCAGCAGCTTATACAGAAAGATTGGATTGACATGTTTAATGAGCATGAACTTCAG CTTTTGATATCAGGTTCAGTTGACAGCTTGGATGTTGATGATCTAAGATTGAATACCAATTATGTAGGCGGCTATCATAAA GAACATTACATCGTAGAGATGTTCTGGGAAGTTCTGAAAAGCTTTTCATTGGAAAATcagaagaaatttttgaa GTTTGTCACTGGGTGCTCTCGAGGACCCCTTCTTGGATTCAGATATCTCGAGCCTTTATTTTGCATACAAAG
- the LOC121238129 gene encoding E3 ubiquitin-protein ligase UPL6 isoform X1 — MFFSGDPSTRKRVDLGGRSSKERDRQKLLEQTRLERNRRLWLRQQNSAALKIQKCFRGRKAVKAEHFKAREHFYETYGKHCQNVNRHCFGPDSEFLRQLLFFFNAQNAGDFAILVETCRLLLQFVRDSDHATGNIAGLFAGKDYSSNRTLVDYRVKQLAYACIQAVHQNRNWLEEQVLMSPEESSTSTSLLLETVVLLINPKLPWACNIVGYLLQRNTFTLFREIALTWKESTKTGNAIGTVLSLEHVLGLIIPHVGQKPCTCPNTYPQSSFSSQILTIPFLWQLFPYLKEVFASRGLSQHYIHQMAFCMQNSANILPNDVSAEYPSYACLLGNILETAGVALSQPNCSFEMAVDLAAVTTFLLETLPSMKSSSRESKESSMLVEDDTVAGDEAIEIGLNKDLERQICNAIDPRFLLQLTNLLFGGISLAGGSHDGPDDKEVAAVGAACAFLHVTFNTLPLERIMTVLAYRTELVPVLWNFMKRCHENQKWSSLSQQFAYLSGDAPGWLLPLAVFCPVYKHMLMIVDNEEFYEQEKPLSLKDIRCLIIILRQALWQLLWINPATPANSVKLAANTSTNKRHPEEFIQERVSVVASVLLSQLQDWNNRRQFTSPSDFHADGVNEFFISQALIENTRANDILKQAPFLVPFTSRVKIFTSQLTAVRQRQESHSVFTRNRFRIRRDHILEDAYNQMSALSEEDLRGVIRVTFVNEFGVEEAGIDGGGIFKDFMENITRAAFDVQYGLFKETADHLLYPNPGSGMIHEQHLQFFHFLGSLLAKAMFEGILVDIPFATFFLSKLKQKYNYLNDLPSLDPELYRHLIFLKWVPGDGEPTPLSRMLPDEFTMSDWVFRKHYEGDISDLELYFVIVNNEYGEQTEEELLPGGKNLRVSNENVITFIHLVANHRLNFQIRQQSSHFLRGFQQLIQKDWIDMFNEHELQLLISGSVDSLDVDDLRLNTNYVGGYHKEHYIVEMFWEVLKSFSLENQKKFLKFVTGCSRGPLLGFRYLEPLFCIQRAAGIASEEALDRLPTSATCMNLLKLPPYRSKEQLETKLLYAINADAGFDLS; from the exons ATGTTCTTCTCGGGCGATCCATCGACTCGGAAGCGAGTCGATTTGGGGGGCCGGAGTTCGAAGGAAAGGGATAGGCAGAAGCTTCTGGAGCAGACGAGGTTGGAGCGCAACCGGCGCTTGTGGTTACGCCAGCAAAACTCGGCCGCGCTCAAAATCCAG AAATGCTTCAGAGGGAGGAAGGCAGTGAAAGCTGAACATTTTAAGGCGCGAGAGCATTTCTATGAAACCTATGGGAAGCACTGCCAAAATGTAAACAG GCATTGTTTTGGCCCAGACTCAGAGTTCCTCCGTCagttactttttttctttaatgcaCAAAATGCTGGTGATTTTGCAATCCTTGTGGAGACATGCCGATTACTTCTGCAATTTGTTCGTGATAGTG ATCACGCAACAGGGAACATTGCAGGCCTCTTTGCCGGCAAGGATTATTCATCCAACAGAACCTTGGTGGACTACAGAGTGAAGCAACTTGCATATGCTTGTATTCAGGCTGTGCATCAGAATAG AAATTGGTTAGAGGAGCAAGTATTGATGTCGCCTGAGGAATCTAGCACATCAACGAGTCTCTTGCTAGAAACAGTAGTTTTATTGATAAATCCAAAACTTCCATGGGCTTGTAATATAGTTGGCTATCTATTGCAAAGAAATACATTCACCCTATTTAGAGAGATTGCACTTACATGGAAG GAAAGTACTAAGACCGGTAATGCCATTGGTACAGTTTTGTCATTGGAGCATGTGCTTGGCCTTATAATTCCTCACGTTGGTCAGAAGCCATGTACTTGTCCAAATACCTACCCACAATCGAGTTTCTCATCCCAGATTCTTACAATTCCTTTCTTGTGGCAGCTTTTCCCATACTTAAAAGAG GTTTTTGCAAGTCGGGGGCTTAGCCAACATTACATACATCAGATGGCATTTTGTATGCAAAATAGTGCTAATATACTTCCTAATGATGTATCCGCTGAATATCCTAGTTATGCCTGCCTTCTTGGGAATATTTTAGAAACTGCTGGTGTTGCTTTATCACAGCCCAACTGCTCATTTGAAATG GCTGTGGACCTTGCTGCTGTTACAACGTTTTTGTTGGAGACACTTCCTTCCATGAAATCATCTAGCAGAGAGAGTAAAGAAA GTTCCATGCTGGTTGAGGATGACACAGTTGCAGGTGATGAAGCAATAGAAATAGGTTTGAATAAGGATTTGGAACGACAAATATGCAATGCTATAGATCCTCGATTTCTTCTGCAATTG ACAAATTTGTTATTTGGAGGAATTTCTCTTGCCGGTGGTTCACACGATGGACCTGATGATAAGGAGGTGGCAGCTGTCGGTGCAGCTTGTGCTTTTCTGCATGTCACTTTTAACACTTTACCTCTTGAGCGAATCATGACTGTACTAGCTTACAGAACTGAACTTGTTCCTGTGCTTTGGAATTTTATGAAGCGGTGCCATGAGAATCAGAAATGGTCATCCTTGTCACAGCAGTTTGCATATCTGTCTGGAGATGCACCTGGTTGGCTATTGCCCCTGGCTGTTTTCTGTCCTGTGTACAA GCACATGCTTATGATAGTTGATAATGAGGAGTTCTATGAGCAGGAGAAACCACTATCATTGAAGGATATTAGATGCcttataattattctaagacaG GCGCTATGGCAGCTTCTATGGATCAATCCTGCAACACCAGCTAATTCTGTGAAACTCGCCGCCAACACCTCTACTAATAAGAGGCATCCTGAAGAATTCATTCAAGAAAGGGTTAGCGTTGTAGCCTCTGTGCTCCTCTCACAG TTGCAAGACTGGAACAATAGACGGCAATTTACATCCCCCAGTGACTTCCATGCTGATGGTGTTAATGAATTTTTCATTTCCCAG GCTCTAATAGAAAATACCCGAGCAAATGATATATTGAAGCAAGCTCCTTTCTTGGTGCCATTTACAAGCAGGGTTAAAATATTCACT TCACAGTTAACGGCAGTTCGGCAAAGACAAGAGTCTCATTCTGTTTTTACTAGGAACCGATTCAGAATACGAAGGGATCATATTTTAGAAGATGCCTATAACCAGATGAGTGCATTGTCTGAAGAGGATCTTCGAGGAGTT ATTCGTGTAACGTTTGTCAATGAATTTGGGGTTGAGGAGGCTGGTATTGATGGTGGTGGAATTTTCAAAGATTTCATGGAGAATATTACTCGAGCAGCTTTTGATGTCCAGTATGGTTTATTTAAG GAAACAGCTGATCACCTGCTCTACCCTAACCCTGGATCTGGAATGATACATGAACAACATCTccaatttttccattttcttggaAGTCTTCTGGCAAAG GCTATGTTTGAAGGGATTCTTGTTGATATTCCATTTGCAACATTCTTCTTGAGCAAATTAAAGCAGAA GTACAATTATCTGAACGACTTACCTTCATTGGACCCGGAACTGTATCGCCATCTTATTTTCTTGAAG TGGGTTCCTGGTGATGGGGAGCCCACTCCTCTGAGTCGTATGTTACCGGATGAATTCACTATGTCAGATTGGGTCTTCCGCAAG CATTATGAAGGTGACATTTCAGATTTAGAACTGTACTTTGTTATTGTCAATAATGAATATGGAGAGCAGACTGAAGAAGAGCTACTTCCTGGAGGAAAGAACTTGCGTGTTTCCAATGAGAACGTTATTACATTTATACATCTTGTGGCCAATCACCGTTTGAATTTTCAG ATACGTCAACAAAGTTCTCATTTCTTGAGGGGGTTTCAGCAGCTTATACAGAAAGATTGGATTGACATGTTTAATGAGCATGAACTTCAG CTTTTGATATCAGGTTCAGTTGACAGCTTGGATGTTGATGATCTAAGATTGAATACCAATTATGTAGGCGGCTATCATAAA GAACATTACATCGTAGAGATGTTCTGGGAAGTTCTGAAAAGCTTTTCATTGGAAAATcagaagaaatttttgaa GTTTGTCACTGGGTGCTCTCGAGGACCCCTTCTTGGATTCAGATATCTCGAGCCTTTATTTTGCATACAAAG
- the LOC121238129 gene encoding E3 ubiquitin-protein ligase UPL6 isoform X4 yields MFFSGDPSTRKRVDLGGRSSKERDRQKLLEQTRLERNRRLWLRQQNSAALKIQKCFRGRKAVKAEHFKAREHFYETYGKHCQNVNRHCFGPDSEFLRQLLFFFNAQNAGDFAILVETCRLLLQFVRDSGNIAGLFAGKDYSSNRTLVDYRVKQLAYACIQAVHQNRNWLEEQVLMSPEESSTSTSLLLETVVLLINPKLPWACNIVGYLLQRNTFTLFREIALTWKESTKTGNAIGTVLSLEHVLGLIIPHVGQKPCTCPNTYPQSSFSSQILTIPFLWQLFPYLKEVFASRGLSQHYIHQMAFCMQNSANILPNDVSAEYPSYACLLGNILETAGVALSQPNCSFEMAVDLAAVTTFLLETLPSMKSSSRESKESSMLVEDDTVAGDEAIEIGLNKDLERQICNAIDPRFLLQLTNLLFGGISLAGGSHDGPDDKEVAAVGAACAFLHVTFNTLPLERIMTVLAYRTELVPVLWNFMKRCHENQKWSSLSQQFAYLSGDAPGWLLPLAVFCPVYKHMLMIVDNEEFYEQEKPLSLKDIRCLIIILRQALWQLLWINPATPANSVKLAANTSTNKRHPEEFIQERVSVVASVLLSQLQDWNNRRQFTSPSDFHADGVNEFFISQALIENTRANDILKQAPFLVPFTSRVKIFTSQLTAVRQRQESHSVFTRNRFRIRRDHILEDAYNQMSALSEEDLRGVIRVTFVNEFGVEEAGIDGGGIFKDFMENITRAAFDVQYGLFKETADHLLYPNPGSGMIHEQHLQFFHFLGSLLAKAMFEGILVDIPFATFFLSKLKQKYNYLNDLPSLDPELYRHLIFLKHYEGDISDLELYFVIVNNEYGEQTEEELLPGGKNLRVSNENVITFIHLVANHRLNFQIRQQSSHFLRGFQQLIQKDWIDMFNEHELQLLISGSVDSLDVDDLRLNTNYVGGYHKEHYIVEMFWEVLKSFSLENQKKFLKFVTGCSRGPLLGFRYLEPLFCIQRAAGIASEEALDRLPTSATCMNLLKLPPYRSKEQLETKLLYAINADAGFDLS; encoded by the exons ATGTTCTTCTCGGGCGATCCATCGACTCGGAAGCGAGTCGATTTGGGGGGCCGGAGTTCGAAGGAAAGGGATAGGCAGAAGCTTCTGGAGCAGACGAGGTTGGAGCGCAACCGGCGCTTGTGGTTACGCCAGCAAAACTCGGCCGCGCTCAAAATCCAG AAATGCTTCAGAGGGAGGAAGGCAGTGAAAGCTGAACATTTTAAGGCGCGAGAGCATTTCTATGAAACCTATGGGAAGCACTGCCAAAATGTAAACAG GCATTGTTTTGGCCCAGACTCAGAGTTCCTCCGTCagttactttttttctttaatgcaCAAAATGCTGGTGATTTTGCAATCCTTGTGGAGACATGCCGATTACTTCTGCAATTTGTTCGTGATAGTG GGAACATTGCAGGCCTCTTTGCCGGCAAGGATTATTCATCCAACAGAACCTTGGTGGACTACAGAGTGAAGCAACTTGCATATGCTTGTATTCAGGCTGTGCATCAGAATAG AAATTGGTTAGAGGAGCAAGTATTGATGTCGCCTGAGGAATCTAGCACATCAACGAGTCTCTTGCTAGAAACAGTAGTTTTATTGATAAATCCAAAACTTCCATGGGCTTGTAATATAGTTGGCTATCTATTGCAAAGAAATACATTCACCCTATTTAGAGAGATTGCACTTACATGGAAG GAAAGTACTAAGACCGGTAATGCCATTGGTACAGTTTTGTCATTGGAGCATGTGCTTGGCCTTATAATTCCTCACGTTGGTCAGAAGCCATGTACTTGTCCAAATACCTACCCACAATCGAGTTTCTCATCCCAGATTCTTACAATTCCTTTCTTGTGGCAGCTTTTCCCATACTTAAAAGAG GTTTTTGCAAGTCGGGGGCTTAGCCAACATTACATACATCAGATGGCATTTTGTATGCAAAATAGTGCTAATATACTTCCTAATGATGTATCCGCTGAATATCCTAGTTATGCCTGCCTTCTTGGGAATATTTTAGAAACTGCTGGTGTTGCTTTATCACAGCCCAACTGCTCATTTGAAATG GCTGTGGACCTTGCTGCTGTTACAACGTTTTTGTTGGAGACACTTCCTTCCATGAAATCATCTAGCAGAGAGAGTAAAGAAA GTTCCATGCTGGTTGAGGATGACACAGTTGCAGGTGATGAAGCAATAGAAATAGGTTTGAATAAGGATTTGGAACGACAAATATGCAATGCTATAGATCCTCGATTTCTTCTGCAATTG ACAAATTTGTTATTTGGAGGAATTTCTCTTGCCGGTGGTTCACACGATGGACCTGATGATAAGGAGGTGGCAGCTGTCGGTGCAGCTTGTGCTTTTCTGCATGTCACTTTTAACACTTTACCTCTTGAGCGAATCATGACTGTACTAGCTTACAGAACTGAACTTGTTCCTGTGCTTTGGAATTTTATGAAGCGGTGCCATGAGAATCAGAAATGGTCATCCTTGTCACAGCAGTTTGCATATCTGTCTGGAGATGCACCTGGTTGGCTATTGCCCCTGGCTGTTTTCTGTCCTGTGTACAA GCACATGCTTATGATAGTTGATAATGAGGAGTTCTATGAGCAGGAGAAACCACTATCATTGAAGGATATTAGATGCcttataattattctaagacaG GCGCTATGGCAGCTTCTATGGATCAATCCTGCAACACCAGCTAATTCTGTGAAACTCGCCGCCAACACCTCTACTAATAAGAGGCATCCTGAAGAATTCATTCAAGAAAGGGTTAGCGTTGTAGCCTCTGTGCTCCTCTCACAG TTGCAAGACTGGAACAATAGACGGCAATTTACATCCCCCAGTGACTTCCATGCTGATGGTGTTAATGAATTTTTCATTTCCCAG GCTCTAATAGAAAATACCCGAGCAAATGATATATTGAAGCAAGCTCCTTTCTTGGTGCCATTTACAAGCAGGGTTAAAATATTCACT TCACAGTTAACGGCAGTTCGGCAAAGACAAGAGTCTCATTCTGTTTTTACTAGGAACCGATTCAGAATACGAAGGGATCATATTTTAGAAGATGCCTATAACCAGATGAGTGCATTGTCTGAAGAGGATCTTCGAGGAGTT ATTCGTGTAACGTTTGTCAATGAATTTGGGGTTGAGGAGGCTGGTATTGATGGTGGTGGAATTTTCAAAGATTTCATGGAGAATATTACTCGAGCAGCTTTTGATGTCCAGTATGGTTTATTTAAG GAAACAGCTGATCACCTGCTCTACCCTAACCCTGGATCTGGAATGATACATGAACAACATCTccaatttttccattttcttggaAGTCTTCTGGCAAAG GCTATGTTTGAAGGGATTCTTGTTGATATTCCATTTGCAACATTCTTCTTGAGCAAATTAAAGCAGAA GTACAATTATCTGAACGACTTACCTTCATTGGACCCGGAACTGTATCGCCATCTTATTTTCTTGAAG CATTATGAAGGTGACATTTCAGATTTAGAACTGTACTTTGTTATTGTCAATAATGAATATGGAGAGCAGACTGAAGAAGAGCTACTTCCTGGAGGAAAGAACTTGCGTGTTTCCAATGAGAACGTTATTACATTTATACATCTTGTGGCCAATCACCGTTTGAATTTTCAG ATACGTCAACAAAGTTCTCATTTCTTGAGGGGGTTTCAGCAGCTTATACAGAAAGATTGGATTGACATGTTTAATGAGCATGAACTTCAG CTTTTGATATCAGGTTCAGTTGACAGCTTGGATGTTGATGATCTAAGATTGAATACCAATTATGTAGGCGGCTATCATAAA GAACATTACATCGTAGAGATGTTCTGGGAAGTTCTGAAAAGCTTTTCATTGGAAAATcagaagaaatttttgaa GTTTGTCACTGGGTGCTCTCGAGGACCCCTTCTTGGATTCAGATATCTCGAGCCTTTATTTTGCATACAAAG